Within Fusobacterium gonidiaformans ATCC 25563, the genomic segment GAATCCGTGTATGCAGGAGCGAAACTTTGTAGGGAGCATAGCATTGATTTGGTGTTAGCCATTGGTGGAGGAAGTACGATTGATTGTGCAAAAGGAATTGCCGGACAGGCAAAATATGAAGGAGACATTTGGAAATGTTACGAAACAAAAGATCCAAGTCCTATTCAAGAAGTGTTACCTATTGCTTCTGTACTGACTCTTTCGGCGACAGGAAGTGAAATGAATGGAAGCTCTGTTATTTCGAATTTGTCTTGCAATAAGAAAATTGGTTTAACAACTTCTAAATTTAGACCTGTATTTTCTATTTTAGATCCAAGTTATACTTTTACAGTGAATCGAAAGCAAACTGCCTCTGGTTCTGTGGATATTATGAGTCACATTTTTGAACAATACTTTACACCGGATCATGGAGGATATTTACAAAATAGAATGATGGAAGGGGTTTTAAAAACAGTGATTCACTATGCTCCAATCGCTTTAGAAGAACCAGATAATTATGAAGCGAGAGCAAATTTAATGTGGGCAAGCACCTGGGCCTTAAATGATATGTTTGAGAAAGGGAAAATCCCTACGGATTGGGCAACGCATCAAATGGAACATGAATTAAGTGCTTTTTATGATATTACACATGGAGTTGGATTAGGAATTTTAACACCATACTGGATGCAATATGTTTTATCAAACGAAAATCAACATCGTTTTGTAGAATATGGAAAAGAAGTTTGGAATTTAACAGGAACGGAAGAAGAAATTGCAAAAAAATCAATTGAAAAAACGAGAGAATTTTTTACTTCTCTAGGGATTCCGTCTCATTTGAAAGAGGTAGGAATTGGAGAAGAAAATTTAGAAGTGATGGCAAAACAAGCAACACAAAGAAGACCTTTGGGAGCTATGAAAAAATTATATGCAGAAGATGTTTTAGCAATTTTCAAAATGGCTTTATAAATGATAGGAGGTAAAAATATGTCAGGGATGTATGTAGATATTCAAAAATCGAATTCATTTTTAAGAAAAGTATTTTTGTATATGATAGTAGGAATTGTATTGTCTGTTGTGACGCCAATTAGTTTATATTTTGTAGCACCAAAATTTTTAGGTTTAGCTTTACAATATTATAGAGTTTTGGTTATTGTGGAATTGATTGCTGTGTTTACTTTGAGTTTCCGCGTGTATAAGATGTCTTCTGGGACAGTAAAGACACTATTTGTTTTCTATTCTATGTTAAATGGATTGACTTTATGTACCATTGGTTTTTTGTATGATCCAATGATAGTGCTATATTCGTTTGGAATTACTTTGAGTATTTTTACAGTATCTGCTTTCTATGGTTTTAAAACAACAGAAGATTTAGCATCGTATTCGAGATTTTTTACAATCGGATTGGTATCTTTGATTTTAGTTTCTCTTGTGAATCTTTGGTTAGGAGTTAGTTCTCTATATTGGATGATTACTGTTGGAGGAACTGTTTTGTTTACCGGTTTAATTGCTTATGATGTAAATCGTATTCGAAATATGTCTTTTTATTTAGCAGAAGAAGATGGAGAAGATGTTGAAAAATATGCTGTTATGGGAGCATTATCTCTATATTTAGATTTTATCAATTTATTTTTATATATTTTACGTTTTTCAGGGAAAAAAAGATAAGAATATAGTGTGGAGGAAAAAAATGAAACGAGGACTTTATGCCCTATTATTTTTATTAGCTTCTTCAATAGGATATGGAACTTCTGTTTTTTTACAAGAATCATGGATAGAACAACGAGGGAAAGAACAATTTCGAGATACTATAATCTGGAGAGAGAGAAGTTTAGAAGGACAAAGTGGAAGCAATCAATATGTGGAATTTGCTAGAACGACTGCAACAAAGGATAGAAAAGAAAATAATCATTGGAATGGCCATAGTTTTTTTATGGGAACAAATAGTAACTTAGAAAAAAATCCAAATATATATTTAGGAACGAGTTTT encodes:
- a CDS encoding iron-containing alcohol dehydrogenase, giving the protein MENFNYYIPTKILFGKGKIESLGKEAAKYGKNILMVYGKGSIFKENCYGTSLYEQAKKSLEEANLTIFELPNIDPNPRIESVYAGAKLCREHSIDLVLAIGGGSTIDCAKGIAGQAKYEGDIWKCYETKDPSPIQEVLPIASVLTLSATGSEMNGSSVISNLSCNKKIGLTTSKFRPVFSILDPSYTFTVNRKQTASGSVDIMSHIFEQYFTPDHGGYLQNRMMEGVLKTVIHYAPIALEEPDNYEARANLMWASTWALNDMFEKGKIPTDWATHQMEHELSAFYDITHGVGLGILTPYWMQYVLSNENQHRFVEYGKEVWNLTGTEEEIAKKSIEKTREFFTSLGIPSHLKEVGIGEENLEVMAKQATQRRPLGAMKKLYAEDVLAIFKMAL
- a CDS encoding Bax inhibitor-1/YccA family protein, whose amino-acid sequence is MSGMYVDIQKSNSFLRKVFLYMIVGIVLSVVTPISLYFVAPKFLGLALQYYRVLVIVELIAVFTLSFRVYKMSSGTVKTLFVFYSMLNGLTLCTIGFLYDPMIVLYSFGITLSIFTVSAFYGFKTTEDLASYSRFFTIGLVSLILVSLVNLWLGVSSLYWMITVGGTVLFTGLIAYDVNRIRNMSFYLAEEDGEDVEKYAVMGALSLYLDFINLFLYILRFSGKKR